From one Dysidea avara chromosome 9, odDysAvar1.4, whole genome shotgun sequence genomic stretch:
- the LOC136265836 gene encoding large ribosomal subunit protein uL29-like, translating into MVKIKAHELRGKSRDDLLKQLDELKTELSQLRVHKVTGGTASKLAKIKVVRKSIARVLTVISQTQRDNLRKFYQKKKYKPLDLRPKKTRAKRRELTKFERSRKTMRQKKKETHFPQRVYAVKQ; encoded by the exons ATG GTGAAGATAAAGGCTCACGAGCTTCGAGGGAAGAGCAGGGATGATTTGTTAAAACAATTAGACGAGTTGAAGACAGAACTGTCACAGCTCAGGGTACACAAAGTCACTGGAGGGACAGCGTCTAAACTAGCTAAAAT TAAAGTGGTACGCAAGTCAATAGCCCGAGTCCTGACAGTGATTAGCCAGACCCAAAGGGACAACTTGAGAAAGTTTTACCAGAAGAAGAAATACAAGCCTCTTGACCTGAGACCAAAGAAAACTAGAGCTAAGAGAAGGGAGCTCACGAAATTTGAGAGGTCAAGAAAGACGATGAGACAAAAGAAGAAGGAAACTCACTTCCCACAGCGTGTCTATGCTGTGAAACAATGA